The window GGAAGCCGCCGGCCGCATCCTCTTCGCCCAGGCGGTCGGCGACCAGCTGGTTGGTGAGGCTGTCGGGAACGTAGTCGCCCGCATCCACGATGGCCTTGACCTGCTTGCCGAGCTCGGTCTCGTTCTTGATGTTGGCCCGGAAGATGTCGCCCGTGGAGATGTCGGGGATCCCGTATGCGGTGGTGATGCGGGCGGCCTGGGTGCCTTTGCCCGCTCCGGGGGGACCGACGATCAGCATTCGGGTCAACGCAGAAGCCCTTCGTAATGCCGCTGCTGGAGCTGGGAGTCGATCTGCTTGACCGTCTCCAGTCCCACACCGACGATGATCAGGATGGACGTACCGCCGAACATGAAGTTCTGGCTCGCACCGATCAAGGCGAAGGCGACCAATGGGATCAGCGCGATGATGCCGAGGTAGAACGAGCCGGGCAGCGTCACGCGGGTGAGCACGTAGTCGAGGTACTCGGCCGTCGGGCGGCCCGCGCGGATGCCGGGGATGAAGCCGCCGTACTTCTTCATGTTGTCCGCGACCTCCTCCGGGTTGAAGGTGATGGCCACGTAGAAGTACGTGAAGCCCACGATCAGGAGGAAGTACAGGAGCATGTAGAGCGGGTGGTCGCCCTTGGTCAGGTAGTTGGTGATCCAGGTCACCCACGGCGCCGGGGCCTTGCCCGCGGCGGGCTGGTTGAACTGCGCGATCAGGGCGGGCAGGTACAGCAGCGACGAGGCGAAGATGACGGGCACGACGCCGGCCATGTTGACCTTGATCGGGATGTACGTGTTGTTGCCGCCGTACGTCCGCCGGCCGACCATGCGCTTCGCGTACTGCACGGGGATGCGCCGCTGCGACTGCTCGACGAAGACGACGCCCATGACGATGAGCAGTCCGATCGCGATCACGACCAGGAGGATCTCGATGCCCTGCGACTGGCCGACCGCCCAGAGCGAGGACGGGAACTGCGCGGCGATCGAGGTGAAGATGAGGAGCGACATGCCGTTGCCGATGCCGCGCTCGGTGACGAGCTCGCCCATCCACATGATGAGGCCGGTACCGGCGGTCATCGTGATGACCATCAGCATGATCGCGTACCACGAGTCGTCCGTGATGAGCTGCGTGCACTGCGAGACGGCGGTGGTGCCGAACAGTGCGCCGCTGCGGGCGACGGTGATGAGGGTGGTGGACTGCAGGACGCCCAGCGCGATTGTGAGGTAGCGCGTGTACTGCGTCAGCTTGGCCTGGCCCGCCTGGCCCTCCTTGTAGAGGGTCTCGAAGCGCGGGATGACCACGCGCAGCAGCTGCACGATGATCGACGCGGTGATGTACGGCATGATGCCGAGCGCGAAGATCGAGAGCTTGAGGAGCGCGCCGCCGGAGAACAGGTTCACCAGCGAGTAGAGGCCGGACGTGTCCTGGTTGGCGTTCAGACAGGTCTGGACGTTACCGAAGTCGACGAACGGCGCAGGGATGAAGGAGCCCAACCGGAAGAGGGCGATGATGCCCAGGGTGAAGAAGATCTTCCGGCGAAGATCCGGGGTGCGGAAGATCCGCGCAACGGCGCTAAACAAACCTGCGTCCTGCTTTCCTAAGAGTCAGTCGGGTGGCCGGTCTCCCGGCCACCCGACTCGACTGCTGTTCGGGTGGCTACTGGACGGAGCCACCAGCGGCGACGATCTTCTGCTCGGCAGAGCCGGAGACCTTGTCGACCGCAACGTTCAGCTTAACCGCAATGTCCCCGTTGCCGAGAACCTTGACCTTCTCGTTCTTGCGAACGGCGCCCTTGGCGACGAGGTCCGCGACGGTGACGTCACCGCCGGACGGGTACAGCTCGGCGAGCTTCTCCAGGTTCACGACCTGGTACTCGACCCGGAACGGGTTCTTGAAGCCGCGCAGCTTCGGCGCACGCATGTGCAGCGGAAGCTGGCCGCCCTGGAAACCGGGCCGGACCTGGTAACGCGCCTTGGTGCCCTTGGTACCGCGGCCGGCCGTCTTACCCTTCGAACCCTCACCGCGTCCGACGCGGGTCTTGTCCTTCTTGGCGCCGGCGGCGGGACGGAGGTGGTGCACCTTCAGGACCTGCTCGCGGGGCTCCGCGACGTCCTTCTTGGCCGACGCCTTGGCGGCCGGCTTTGCGGACACCGTGTCGTCCTTCGTCGAGGCGGCAGCCTTGTCGGCGGCGGAAGCCGTCGCCTTCTTGGCCGGAGCCTTCTTCGCGGTGCTGGTCTTCTCGGCGGCCGGCTTGTCGGCGGCAGCCTTGGTGCTCGCGGCCTTGGTCGCGGGCTTCTTGGTGGCCGGCTTCTCGGCGGCCTCAGTGGTGGCCTTGTCGTCAGCCATTAGTCGATCTCCTCAACCTTCACCAGGTGAGCGACGGTGTTGACGTACCCGCGGTTCTGCGGATTGTCCTCGCGGACGACGACGTCACCGATGCGCTTCAGTCCCAGACTGCGCAGCGTGTCGCGCTGGTACTGCTTCTCGCTCACTTTCGACTTGATCTGCGTGATCTTCAGACGCGCAGCCATCAGGCACCTGCCTTAGCGGTCGCGGCGGCCTCGGCCAGCGCTGCCTCAGTGCGAAGCAGGCGCGCCGGGGCGACCTGGTCGTAGTCGAGGCCACGGCGGGCAGCGACGGCACGGGGCTCCTCGAGCTGCTTCAGCGCCTCGACGGTCGCGTGCACGATGTTGATCGTGTTCGACGAGCCGAGCGACTTGCTCAGGACGTCGTGGATGCCCGCGCACTCGAGCACGGCGCGCACCGGACCACCGGCGATGACACCGGTACCGGCGGCGGCCGGACGCAGGAGGACGACGCCGGCGGCGGCCTCACCCTGCACCGGGTGCGGGATGGTGTTGCCGACGCGCGGGACGCGGAAGAAGTTCTTCTTCGCCTCCTCGACGCCCTTCGAGATCGCCAGCGGCACCTCACGGGCCTTGCCGTAGCCGACGCCCACCAGGCCGTTGCCGTCGCCGACGACCACGAGAGCGGTGAAGCTGAAGCGACGACCACCCTTCACGACCTTCGAGACGCGGTTGATGGTGACGACGCGCTCCAGGAACTGGCTCTTGTCGGCGTCACGGCTGCCACGGTCGCGGTTGGGGTTGCGCTCGCGGCCACCGCGGCGCGGCTCGCGCTCGCTCCGGGTGTTGTTGTCGGTGCCCGCAGCGGTCTCGACCGGCTGCGTGCTGTCCGTTACCTGATCGGCCACGGTCTGCTCCTTGTTGTTTGCGTCGCTCACAGGTTCAGTCCACCCTCTCGAGCTCCCTCGGCGACAGCGGCGACGCGACCCGCGTACTTGCTGCCACCACGGTCGAACACGACGGCCTCGACCCCGGCGCTCTTCGCGCGCTCGGCGACGAGCTCGCCGACCTTGCGGGCCTTGGCGGTCTTGTCACCGTCGAACGTGCGGAGGTCGGCCTCCATGGTCGACGCCGAGGCCAGCGTGTGGCCCTTCGCGTCGTCGACGACCTGCACGAAGACGTGGCGGGCCGAACGGGTGACGACCAGGCGCGGACGGACCGCGGTGCCCTCGATCTTCTTGCGAAGGCGGGTGTGACGGCGGTCGCGAGCGGCCGCCTTGCTCTTTCCTCTGGTACCCAGAGCCATGATTACTTACCAGCCTTTCCGGCCTTGCGACGAACGACCTCGCCGGCGTAGCGCACGCCCTTGCCCTTGTACGGCTCGGGCTTGCGGATCTTGCGGATGTTCGCGGCGACCTCGCCGACGGCCTGCTTGTCGATCCCGGCCACGGTGAGGCGGTTGTTGCCCTCGACCGTGAACGTGATGCCGGCCGGCGGCTCCACGGTCACCGGGTGCGAGAAGCCGAGCGCGAACTCGACGGCCGCACCCTTCTGCACGACGCGGTAACCGGTGCCGACGATCTCCAGGCCCTTGGAGTAGCCCTGGGTGACGCCGATGATCTGGTTGTTGATGAGGGTGCGGGTGAGGCCGTGCAGCGAACGCGACTCGCGCTCGTCGTCCGGACGGGTCACGAGGACCTGGTTCTCCTCGAGCTTGACCTCGATCGGGTTCGCGACGGTGAGGCTCAGCTCACCCTTCGGACCCTTGACGGTGACGGCCTGGCCGTCGATCTTCACATCGACCCCGGCGGGGACGTCGATGGGCAGTCTTCCAATACGCGACATGGCGGATTACCACACGTAGGCGAGGACTTCCCCACCCACGCCCTTCTTCTCAGCCTGACGGTCCGTGAGCAGACCGGAGGAGGTGGACAGGATGGCGATGCCGAGGCCGCCGAGCACCGTGGGGAGCTCCGTGGACTTCGCGTAGACGCGGAGGCCGGGCTTCGACACGCGCTTGATACCGGCGATGGAACGCTCGCGGTCCGGACCGAACTTGAGGTTCAGGGTCAGGGTCTTGCCGACGCGGGCGTCGGTGACCTCCCAGCCGGAGATGTAGCCCTCGTTGGTGAGGATCTCGGCGATGTGGGCCTTGAGCTTCGAGTGCGGCATCGACACGGTGTCGTGGTGAGCCGAGTTCGCGTTGCGCAGTCTGGTCAGCATGTCTGCGACCGGATCTGTCATGGTCATTTCGGTGTTTCCTTTGGTCACCAGGTTTCGTTCAGCCGTTACACGACTGACGACCTGTGGTGGAAGCGGGCCGGCCAGGCCGGCCGGCCCGCAGGTGGGCCTAGTTGGCCGCGTCGCTCGAACGGAACGGGAAGCCGAGCTGCTTCAGCAGCGCGCGGCCCTCGTCGTCGTTCTTGGCAGTGGTCACCACGGTGATGTCCATGCCGCGGACGCGGTCGATGCGGTCCTGGTTGATCTCGTGGAACATCGACTGCTCCGTGAGACCGAACGTGTAGTTGCCGTTCCCGTCGAACTGCTTGTCGCTGAGGCCGCGGAAGTCGCGGATACGCGGAAGCGCGAGGGAGAGCAGGCGGTCGAGGAACTCCCACATGCGGTCGCCGCGCAGCGTGACGTGCGCACCGATCGGCTGGCCCTCGCGCAGCTTGAACTGCGCGATGGACTTGCGGGCCTTGGTGACCTGAGGCTTCTGGCCGGTGATCAGGGTGAGGTCGTTGACCGCACCGTCGATCACCTTGCCGTCACGAGCCGCCTCGCCGACACCCATGTTGACGACGATCTTCACCAGACCGGGCACCTGGTGCACGTTGGTGAAGCCGAAGTCTCCCTGGAGCTGCTTGGAGATCTCGTTCTTGTACTTCTGCTTCAGGCGCGGCTGGATTTTGCCAGCAGCGGTTGCAGTGTCGGTCATTACAGGTCCTTACCAGACTTCTTGGCGTAACGAACGCGGACCGTCTTGGTGACGCCGTCCTTCGTGACGCTCTCTTCGCGGAAGCCGACGCGGGTCGGCTTCTTGCTCTCGGGGTCGACCAGCGCCACGTTCGAGACGTGGATCGGGGCCTCGTGGGTCTCGATGCCGCCGGTCTTCGTGCCACGCTGCGTCTGGCCGACGCGCACGTGCTTGGTCACGAAGTTGACGCCCTCGACGATGACGCGGTTCTGCTCGACGAGAACCTCGATGACGCGACCCTGCTTGCCACGGTCACCACCGCGGGCCTGCGAGCGGCCCGAGATGACCTGGACCAGGTCGCCCTTCTTGATGTTCGCCATGGGTTACAGCACCTCCGGTGCGAGCGAGATGATCTTCATGAACTTCTTGTCGCGGAGCTCGCGGCCGACCGGTCCGAAGATGCGCGTGCCGCGGGGGTCACCGTCGTTCTTCAGGATGACAGCGGCGTTCTCGTCGAACTTGATGTAGGAGCCGTCCGGGCGGCGGGTGTTCTTGCGAACACGCACGACGACCGCCTTGACGACGTCGCCCTTCTTGACGTTCCCACCCGGGATCGCGTCCTTGACCGTGGCGACGATGACGTCGCCGAGGCCGGCGTAGCGACGGCTGGAGCCGCCGAGCACGCGGATCGCGAGGAGCTCCTTGGCGCCGGTGTTGTCGGCGACCTTGAGTCGGGATTCCTGCTGGATCACTTGGCCTTCTCCAGAATCTCAACCAGGCGCCAGCGCTTGCTGGCGCTCAGGGGACGGGTCTCGTTGATGAGAACGAGGTCGCCGATGCCGGCGGTGTTGTTCTCGTCGTGCGCCTTCACCTTGGAGGTGCGGCGGATGACCTTGCCGTACAGGGGGTGCTTCACGCGGTCCTCGACCTCGACGACGATGGTCTTGTCCATCTTGTCGCTGACGACGTAACCGCGACGGGCCTTGCGGTACCCGCGGACGAGGGCCTCGCCGGCCGCCGACTCCGCGGCCGCGGCCTTGGTGGTCTCAGCCATTACTTGGCCTCCTCATTCGTGGTGTCGACCTCGGCCTCGGCGGCCGGGGCCGCCTTCTTGGCGCGGGTCTTCTTCTTCTCGGCCGGCGCGGCCTCGGCCGGGGCCGGGGTCGCCCGGATCCCGAGCTCGCGCTCGCGGATCACGGTGTAGATACGAGCGATGTCACGCTTCACGGCGCGCAGGCGGCCGTGGCTCTCGAGCTGGCCGGTGGCCGACTGGAAGCGCAGGTTGAACAACTCTTCCTTGGCCTTCTTCAGCTCGTCGACGAGACGCTCGTCTTCGAAAGTGTCGAGCTCGCTCGAGGCAAGCTCCTTGGAACCGATCGCCATTATGCGTCGCCCTCCTCGCGCTTGATGATGCGTGCCTTGAGGGGCAGCTTGTGGATTGCACGGGTCATGGCCTCGCGAGCGAGTTCCTCGGAGACTCCCGAGACCTCGAAGAGGACGCGACCCGGCTTGACGTTCGCGACCCACCACTCGGGCGAACCCTTGCCGGAACCCATTCGGGTCTCGGCCGGCTTCTTCGTGAGCGGACGGTCGGGGTAGATGTTGATCCACACCTTGCCGCCACGCTTGATGTGACGCGTCATGGCGATACGAGCGGACTCGATCTGACGGTTGGTCACGTAAGCGGGCGTCAGGGCCTGGATGCCGAACTCGCCGAAGGAGACCTTCGTGCCACCGGTCGCCTGGCCGCTACGGCCGGGGTGGTGCTGCTTGCGGTGCTTGACTCTGCGTGGGATCAACATGGTTATGCCTCAACTCCTGCTGCGGCCGGCGCGGCCGTGGTCTCGGGGGCGTTGCCCCGGCCACCGCGACGCGGACGGTCGTTGCGCTCGCGGGACGGCTTGACGTTCGCCTGCTCGCGAGCCAGTTCCTTGTTCGTGATGTCGCCCTTGTAGATCCACACCTTCACACCGATGCGACCGAAGGTGGTCTTGGCCTCGTAGAAGCCGTAGTCGATGTTGGCGCGGAGCGTGTGCAGCGGCACACGACCCTCGCGGTAGAACTCGGAGCGGCTCATCTCGGCGCCGCCGAGACGGCCGGACACCTGGATGCGGACACCCTTGGCGCCGGCGCGCTGCGCGCCCTGCAGGCCCTTGCGCATCGCGCGGCGGAAGGCCACACGGGCGGAGAGCTGCTCGGCGATGCCCTGCGCGACGAGCTGGGCGTCGGCCTCGGGGTTCTTGACCTCGAGGATGTTCAGCTGGATCTGCTTGCCGGTGAGCTTCTCGAGGTCGGCGCGGATGCGCTCGGCCTCGGCGCCACGACGACCGATCACGATGCCCGGGCGGGCGGTGTGGATGTCGACGCGGACGCGGTCACGGGTGCGCTCGATCTCGATGCGCGAGACTCCCGCGCGGTCGAGCGACGTCTGCAGCAGGCGGCGGATCTTGACGTCCTCGGCGAGGTAGTCGCTGTACTTCTGACCCGGCTTGGTGCTGTCCGAGAACCAGCGCGACACGTGGTCGGTGGTGATGCCCAGACGGAAGCCGTAGGGATTGACTTTCTGGCCCATTACTTGCTCGCCTTCTTCACGGTGCTGGCCTTCTTCGCTGGCTGAGCGTCCACGACCTCATCCGGCGTCGCGAGGACGATCGTGATGTGGCTGGTGCGCTTGTTGATCCGGAAGGCCCGGCCCTGTGCACGCGGCTGGAACCGCTTGAGGGTGGTTCCCTCGTCCACGAAGGCGCGGCTCACGTACAGGTCCTGCTCGTCCAGGTAGGTGTTGCTCTGGTCGGCCTTGACCCGCGCGTTGGCGATGGCCGAGGCGACGAGCTTGTAGACAGGCTCGCTCGCGCTCTGCGGCGCGAACTTCAGGATGGCCAGGGCCTCCTGGGCCTGCTTGCCGCGGATCAGGTTGACGACGCGGCGGGCCTTCATGGGGGTGACGCGGATGTGTCGCACGCGGGCGATCGACTCCACCATTTCTCTCCTCCTTTCGCCTCCGCGTTAGCGGCGGCGACCCTTCTTGTCGTCCTTCACGTGACCGCGGAAGGTACGGGTCGGCGCGAACTCGCCGAGCTTGTGACCGACCATGGTCTCGGTGACGAACACCGGGATGTGCTTGCGACCGTCGTGCACCGCGATGGTGTGACCCAGCATGGCGGGGACGATCATCGAGCGGCGCGACCAGGTCTTGATCACGTTCTTGCTGTTGGCCTCGTTCGCGGCGACCACCTTGCGAAACAGGTGCTCGTCGACGAAGGGGCCCTTCTTGAGACTGCGTGGCATCTTCTCGAACTCCTACTTGCGCTTCTTGCCGGCGTTACGGCGGCGGACGATGAGCTTGTCGCTTTCCTTGTTGGGGTGGCGCGTACGGCCTTCCTTCTGACCCCACGGGCTGACCGGGTGGCGACCACCGGAGGTCTTGCCCTCACCACCACCGTGCGGGTGGTCGATCGGGTTCATCGCGACACCGCGGACGGTCGGGCGGACGCCCTTCCAGCGCATGCGGCCGGCCTTGCCCCAGTTGATGTTCGACTGCTCGGCGTTGCCGACCTCGCCGATCGTCGCGCGGCAGCGCGCGTCGACGTTGCGGACCTCGCCCGAGGGGAGGCGCAGCTGGGCGTAGGGGCCGTCCTTCGCGACGAGGCGCACCGACGAACCGGCCGAACGGGCGATCTTCGCGCCGCCGCCCGGCTTCAGCTCGATCGCGTGCACGACGGTACCGGTCGGGATGTTGCGCAGCGGCAGGTTGTTGCCCGGCTTGATGTCCGCGCCGGCACCCGACTCCACGACGTCGCCCTGCTTGAGGCCGGCCGGCGCGAGGATGTAGCGCTTGGTGCCGTCCACGAAGTGGAGCAGCGCGATACGAGCGGTGCGGTTGGGGTCGTACTCGATGTGAGCGACCTTGGCGTTGACGCCGTCCTTGTCGTTGCGACGGAAGTCGATCACGCGGTACTGGCGCTTGTGGCCACCACCGATGTGACGGGTCGTGATGCGGCCCTGGTTGTTGCGGCCACCGCTCTTCGACAGCGGACGGAGAAGGGACTTCTCCGGCGTCGAGCGAGTGATCTCGGCGAAGTCGGCGACCGAGGAGCCGCGACGACCGGGGGTCGTGGGCTTGTAGTTACGAATAGCCATGTCTGTCTTCCTCTAGTCCTTCGCTCAGCCGACGGCCGTGAAGATGTCGATGGAACCGGACTTCAGCGTGACGATGGCGCGCTTGGTGTCCTTGCGCTTGCCGATGCCGAAGCGGGTGCGGCGGGTCTTGCCCTGACGGTTCAGGGTGTTCACCGAAGCGACCTCGACCTTGAAGATCGACTCGATCGCGAGCTTGATCTCGGTCTTGTTCGAGCGGGGGTCGACGACGAAGGTGTACTTGCCCTCGTCGATCAGGCCGTAGCTCTTCTCGGAGACCACCGGGGCGATGATGATGTCGCGCGGGTCCTTGTTGACGGCCATTACGCATCCACCTCTTCCTTGTTGCTCGCAGTGTTCGTCTTGGAGGCGATGAAGCCCTCGAGCGCGGCCTGCGAGAAGACGATGTCGTCGCTCACCAGGACGTCGTAGGCGTTCAGCTGGTCGAAGGTCAGCACGTGCACCGAGGGGACGTTGCGGACGCTCTTGAAGGCCAGCTCGTCGTCGCGCTCCAGCACGACGAGGACGTGCTTCGAGGTCGCGATGCCGCTCAGCAGGTCGACGACGGCCTTGGTCGAGGGCGCGTCACCGGAGGTGAAGGCCTGGACGGCGTGGAGACGGGCGCCGCGAGCGCGGTCCGAGAGAGCGCCGAGCAGAGCAGCGGCGATCATCTTCTTCGGGGTGCGCTGCGCGTAGCTGCGCGGCGTCGGGCCGTGGACGATGCCACCACCGGTCATCTGCGGGGCGCGGATGGAACCCTGGCGGGCGCGACCGGTGCCCTTCTGCTTGAACGGCTTGCGGCCGGCGCCGGAGACCTCGCCACGACCCTTGGTCTTGTGCGTGCCCTGGCGTGCCGCGGCGAGCTGCGCCGTGACGACCTGGTGGATCAGCGGGATGTTGGTCTGAACGTCGAACAGGGCCTCGGGAAGCTCGATGGAGCCGGCCTTCTTGCCCTTGAGGTCGACGACGTCAATCGAGGTAGCCATGTGCTTAGGCCCCCTTCACTGCGTTGCGGACGAAAACGATGCGGCCACGAGCGCCGGGAACGGCGCCCTTGACCAGCAGCAGGCCCTTCTCGGCGTCGATGCCCTGCACCTTGAGGTTCAGGACGGTGACGCGCTCGCCACCCATGCGACCGGCCATGCGCATGCCCTTGAAGACACGGCTGGGGGTCGAGGAGGCGCCGATGGAGCCCGGCTTGCGGTGGTTGCGGTGCGCACCGTGCGAAGCGGAGACGCCCTGGAAGTTGTGGCGCTTCATGACACCGGCGAAGCCCTTGCCCTTCGAGGTACCCACGACGTCGACCAGCTGGCCGATCTCGAAGGTGCCGTCGACGGTGAGCTCCTGGCCGGCCGCGTACTCGGCGGCGTCGGCGGTGCGGACCTCGGTGAGGTGACGACGCGGGGTGACGCCCGCCTTGTCGAAGTGACCGGCGGACGGCTTGTTGACCTTGCGGGGGTCGATCTGGCCGTAGGCGATCTGGACGGCGTTGTAGCCGTCGGCCTCGGGGGTGCGGACCTGGGTCACGACGTTCGGCGTGATCTCGATGACCGTGACGGGGATGAGCTTGTTGTTCTCGTCCCAGACCTGGGTCATGCCGAGCTTCTTGCCGAGGAGACCCTTGGAGGTCTTGGTGTCGTGCGCTGCGCTGTTGGAGTTAGGCATGGTGACACTCCCCCTTAGAGCTTGATCTCGATGTTGACGTCGGCGGGCAGGTCGAGACGCATGAGCGAGTCGACGGCCTTCGGCGTCGGGTCGATGATGTCGATCAGCCGCTTGTGCGTGCGCATCTCGAAGTGCTCGCGGCTGTCCTTGTACTTGTGGGGCGAACGGATGACGACCACCACGTTCTTCTCGGTGGGAAGGGGCACCGGGCCGACGACGGTCGCGCCTGCACGGGTCACCGTGTCGACGATCTTGCGCGCCGAGGTGTCGATGACCTCGTGGTCATACGACTTAAGCCGAATGCGGATCTTCTGTCCCGCCATGTCTGACTCTCTCTCTTGTTATGGCGTCGTACGAGACGGCTCTCTCGAGTCGTTCTTCGCATTGGACGCGGTGCGACGTACGCGTGGGGAACGCCACTATTCTTCTGTCAACTCACCCGAGCCGGCCGGTTCGTGGCACAGGGGTAACCCCTGGCCTCTACGGTGGTCTGATTGAGCGTGTCCTGCTGCCTGCGGCCTAACCATCGGTCGCTTCTGCGACGGGTTATGCACTGCCTGGCAGTGATCCGGTCGGCGGGCGCACCTGCGCACGCGTTCCGAAATGTTGAACTAGACAAGTTTGCCAGATCGCGGCCAATGCTGCAACCCGGGCGTGTCGCGCCGGCGTGGCGCGCCTCGCGCGCGGCGACTGCCGCGTCCCGTAACGTCTGCGCGTGCGCGACGGGCGGCAGACGTTACGAGACGGCGCAGTCGTCCCAGCGGGTACGCGGGTCGGCGGGCAGGCCGGCGTCGGAGAGGAGGCGGGCCAGGGCGCCGGCCTCGCGGGCGGTGCTCCAGCGCCAGCGCACGACGGTCCAGCCGAGGGCGCGGAGGCGGTCCTCGCGGATCTTCTCGTCGAGCACCACCCGCTCGGCGGACCG is drawn from Leifsonia shinshuensis and contains these coding sequences:
- the rplD gene encoding 50S ribosomal protein L4, which encodes MATSIDVVDLKGKKAGSIELPEALFDVQTNIPLIHQVVTAQLAAARQGTHKTKGRGEVSGAGRKPFKQKGTGRARQGSIRAPQMTGGGIVHGPTPRSYAQRTPKKMIAAALLGALSDRARGARLHAVQAFTSGDAPSTKAVVDLLSGIATSKHVLVVLERDDELAFKSVRNVPSVHVLTFDQLNAYDVLVSDDIVFSQAALEGFIASKTNTASNKEEVDA
- the rpsJ gene encoding 30S ribosomal protein S10 translates to MAGQKIRIRLKSYDHEVIDTSARKIVDTVTRAGATVVGPVPLPTEKNVVVVIRSPHKYKDSREHFEMRTHKRLIDIIDPTPKAVDSLMRLDLPADVNIEIKL
- the rplC gene encoding 50S ribosomal protein L3; the protein is MPNSNSAAHDTKTSKGLLGKKLGMTQVWDENNKLIPVTVIEITPNVVTQVRTPEADGYNAVQIAYGQIDPRKVNKPSAGHFDKAGVTPRRHLTEVRTADAAEYAAGQELTVDGTFEIGQLVDVVGTSKGKGFAGVMKRHNFQGVSASHGAHRNHRKPGSIGASSTPSRVFKGMRMAGRMGGERVTVLNLKVQGIDAEKGLLLVKGAVPGARGRIVFVRNAVKGA
- the rplW gene encoding 50S ribosomal protein L23, with protein sequence MAVNKDPRDIIIAPVVSEKSYGLIDEGKYTFVVDPRSNKTEIKLAIESIFKVEVASVNTLNRQGKTRRTRFGIGKRKDTKRAIVTLKSGSIDIFTAVG